In Bradyrhizobium sp. 200, the sequence CTCGTAGCCGATGGTGAAGAGGCGTTTGGTCCTGCGGGCCATGTCGATCCAGACATTATGTCGCTGGCGCAAGGCTACGGTAATGGTCGGTCGATTGCTACAACCGCGTTGCGGCCGGAAGTGGCGTGTCGCATAGTTCCGCGAAAGAGCCAGTCGATGGCCATTCTCGCTTTGGGGGGACAAGATGAACCGCATTGGCCGCTCGCTGACATGGATACTCGCGCTTCTCGTCTGCGGCGTTGCGGCAGCGCACGGGCAGACCAACTATCCCGACCGGCCGGTGAAGATCATCGTCCCGATCGGGCCTGGCGGCAGCTACGACCTGGTCGGGCGGCAGCTTGCGGATGCGCTGTCGAAGCGGATGGGGCAGGCCTTCGTCGTCGAGAACAAGCCGGGCGCCGGTACCGTCGTCGGCACGCAGGCGGCAAGCCAGAGCGAGCCGGACGGCTACACGCTGGTGGTCGGCGGGCTCTCCAACATGGCGTTCAATTCGGCGCTGTATTCCAAGCTGGCGTACGATCCGCGCAAGGATTTCGTGCCGGTCGCGCTGATCTACAAGTTCGGTTACGTGATGGTCGGCCGCAAGGATCTACCGCACGCCAAGCTGGCGGACATCGTCGCCGCCGCCAAGGCGAACCCGGGCTCGATCTCGGTGGCGACCGCCGGCGTCGGCACCGGCCAGCATCTGGTGGCCGCCGCGTTCATGAAAGCCGCCGGCGTGAAGTTCCTGGAAGTGCCCTACAAGGGGTCGCCGCCGGCCTTCACCGACCTGCTCGCCGGCCGCATCGATCTGTTCTTCGATTCGAACGCTGCCGGGCTCCCTTATGTTCAGTCGGGCCAGGCAAAGGGCATTGCGCTGCTGTCATCGAAGCGCAGTCCGCTGGCGCCTGACGTGCCGACGATGTCGGAATCCGGCGTGTCCGGCCTCGATGTCGATTCCTGGCTCGGGATATTCGCGCCGGCCAAGACGCCGCCGGAGGCCATCGCAAAACTGCGCAAGGAAATCCGCGCCTCGCTGCCCGACCTCAAGGAGCGTTTTGAGAAGAGCGGCGGAGAGGTCTGGGATCTGCCTGACGATAAGCTCGACGCCTTCGTCGCCTCCGAATACGAGAGCTGGACCAAGCTGATCCGCGAGGCCGGCATCAAGCTGGATTAGGAGTTATTTTACGCGCTCGATCAACTCCATCGCGCCGGCCGGTGCGCGTATCTTGCCCTCGTGGATGACGTAAGCGAACACGTCACGCGGCGTCTTCTTTGGCTTGGCGGCATCGACGCGCGGCAGATCGTCGGGCTCGCCGCCATCGGCCCAGGCCTGAAAGCGCTTGGCCCAGGCGTCGAGCTGCTTCGGCGGATAGCAGGTCTTGAGCTCGTCATTGCCCTTCTGCAGCCGGGCATAGACGAAGTCGCTGACGACGTCGGCGATCGCGGGATATTTGCCGTGCTCGGCGAACACGACGGGCGTCTCGAACCTGCGCAGCAATGCGATGAAGTCAGGCACGCAGAAGCTGTCGTGCCGCACCTCGACCACGTGCCGGAGCGCGCGTCCCTCGAGTTTGCGTGGCAAGAGTTCGAGGAACTTGCCGAAATCGGCCTCATCGAATTTCTTGGTCGGCGCGAACTGCCACAGCACGGGACCGAGCCTGTCGCCGAGTTCCAGCACGCCGGAATCGTAGAAGCGTTTTACGGAATCGCCGGCCTCCGCCAGCACACGACGATTGGTCGCGAAGCGCGGTCCTTTCAACGAGAACACGAATCCGTCCGGCACCTCGCGCGCCCATTTGCGGAAACTCTCGGGTTTCTGCGAGCCGTAATAGGTGCCGTTGATCTCGATCGAGGTCAGCTTCGATGCGGCATAGGACAGCTCTTTCGCCTGTGTGAGCTTTTCGGGATAAAACACGCCGCGCCAGGGCTCGAAGGTCCAGCCGCCGATGCCGATATAGATGTTGCCGCCATTTTTTGCGGTCGATGTGGAGGGCTTGCTCACGGGAGAACTCGTCTGCAAAGGACAGGAGGGGCAAGCTGCATGTTAACCAAATCGGCCCTGATTGGCCAGTTTGTCGCAGCAGCCGACAAACACTCGAAAACACGGCCCGATATATGGACAGGCAAGTTCCTGCAGCCGAGAATGCCCGCGGCATTTGGCGCGCCAATTGCAGAGCCCGCAAGGTTGCCAACCGTGGCTGGAGCGTCGTGTATCGACGCAGGATGAGAACTGGATTTGGCTCCGAGCGGAACAATGATGAGCAAGCACCACGCGTTGCAATCCGCATCTGCTATCGGCAAGGCCGGCGCGCCTGCGCAGTTCGGCGCACTGCTGATGACCGATGGCGGGACTCAGCGCAGCGGGCCGCCGTATCTGTTCAGCGGACTGACGGAAACCGAAATCGCGCATGTGCTGGGCTCGGGAAAGCGCCGGGTGCTCTACCGCGGCGCGCAGCTCTTCAGCCAGGGCAGTCCGCAAGACGGCATCTTCCTGATCGAGAGCGGGCGCATCAAGGTATTCTACACCGGGCCGTCGGGCCGCGAGATCACGCTGGCATACTGGCACTCGGGCAATTTCGTCGGCGGCCCGGAGGTCTTCAAGCAGGGCCTGCACGTCTGGTCCGGCGTTGCAGCCGTCAACAGCACGGTGCTGCATTTGCCGGGCGATGTGCTGCGCCGGATGGTGATGACGATCCCGGCGCTCGCCATCGGCATCATCGAAGGCCTCACCTTCAAGGGCCAATGCTATTCCGCGCTGGCGCAAATGCTCGGCACGCGCTCGCCGACCGAACGGCTCGCGCAACTCCTGCTGCATCTGATGAACCTGTACGGCGTCGAGGAGAGCCACGGGACGTTGATCGCCGCGTCATTCACGCACGCCGATCTCGCGCACATGACAGGCGTGACGCGCCAGTCGGTCACCGTCAGTCTCAAGCGGTTCACCGAGCTTGGAATCCTGAGCGCGCATGGCGCCAACCTGGTCATCAAGAACGCTGACATGCTGAGCGAAATCCGCGATGGCAAACTCGCCAAGGCTGCGGCCTCGGACGAGGCCTGAGGGCCGTCGGTGCCCGACAAGCCTGCACCGCACAAGTGGCGTAAACCGTCGATCGCAGGCCGATTCATGATGTGGCGCGGTCTTCGGCCGCGATGGCGCGGTCAATTTGTAGCCACGGCGCTCATCCGATAGCCAAAGCAGACAGCATTTCTGTCCATTAATTGAGCATCCGGATATTTCTTCGCAATACGTTGCTGGTTCGAAGCGTTCGTCGTTTCGGTTTCAGAGGGCGCCGTTCAGAATTTGCTTACCGGACCTTTCAGGGTTCGCGATGGAAGCAAACGAGTTAACGGAAATGGCGTCTACTCCTTTGAATAGCCACGTTGTTCGCGATCCGGGCCACCGCGAACGGTGCCCGCTGCGCGTCGTCGGCACGGGTCCCGTGGCATATCGCTTGCACCATTATCCCTGCCAGGCCAGTCAGCCTGCTCACCGCCGAGCAACCCCGTCACAGTCCGTTGTGACCGGGGCGTTTGCCGTGGGCACCTCACGACATCCAGCACAGTTCGGTTCGAAAGGATTTGTTCAATGAGCGTCGGCCCTGCGTCCAAGTTCTCTGGCTTCCTTCCGTTGCTCGTTGCCGCAACCGTTGGGTTTGCGCCGCTGACCGCAAGCGCAGAGACCCTCGAAATCGGCATCGGCACGCAAAATACCACTACCAATACGGTAACTGGTGGCGTCGTTCTGAAGGAGCTTGGCCTGCTCGAGAAGCACCTGCCGAAGACCGGCAAGTACAAGGACATTCAATACAAGCTGAGCTGGCAGAACGCGACATCAGGCCCGCCGATCACCAACGGCATGATGGCCAACAACATCCAGATCGGCATGATGGGTGACTATCCGCTGATGGTGAACGGGGCTACCGGGCAGGCCACCAAGAACGAAACCCAGCTCGTCGCCATCATCGCCTACAATGCGGTCGGCGGCGGCAACGGCATCGTCGTTCACAAGGACTCGCCGTTCTACGAACTCGCCGACCTCAAGGGCAAGAACGTCTCGGTGCCGTTCGGCTCGGCCGCTCACGGCATGATGCTGACCTCGCTGCAGAAGCGCGGACTGCCGTCGGATTTCTGGAATCTGGTGTCGCAGTCGCCGGAAGTCGGCAGTACCAATCTGCAGGAAAAGCGCATCGACGCGCATGGCGACTTCGTGCCCTTCGCCGAACTGCTGCCGTTCAAGGGTTTTGCCCGCAAGATCTATGACGGTGCCGAGACCAGGACGCCAACGTTCCACGGCGTCGTCGTGCGCAAGGATTTTGGCGAGAAGTATCCCGAGATCGTGGTCGCCTACATCAACGCGCTGATGGAGGCGAACGATTGGATGCGCAAGAATCCCAAACTTGCGGCTGAGAAGATCGAGGAGTGGACCAAGATCAACAAGGAAGTGGTCTACATCTTCCTGGGGCCAGGAGGCGTGCACACGCTCGATGCGACCATCAAGCCGCAATGGATCGAGTCCGTCGGCGCGAACTACGCCATCCTGCAGAAGCTGAACATGATCAAGGAGCTCAACATCGGAGCCTGGGTCAACGACAAGTATGTTCGGCAGGCCTTCAAGGAGCGAGGGCTCGACTACGACAAGCAGCTTGCATCTTTCGATACCTATAATGTCACCGGCACCGATCCGATCTGCAATGCGCCGGTCAATGACCCCAAGAAAACCGGCGAGATATGGATCCAGGGCGGCGACATCGTGCCATTCAGCTCGCCGGTCTGCACGCTGCTCGGCGTGAAGAAGTACGGCGCGGAGGGCAAGAAGTTCAACGCCGTCTATCTGGTCGATTACCAGCTTGGCATCAAGGTTTTCGCCGACGCCGCGTTCTACTCGGTCGGCGGCCAGGATCCGAAGAAGCCGGACGTGGTGCCGTTCCTGCTCAAGAAGGATGCGGAAGAATATGCGTCCAAGAACGGCGGCAAGCTGGCAACCTACGCCGACGTGCTCGCCGCGATCAATGTCGGACAATAGGGTGGACTGATGGGCAGCCTGGCAAGTGCGAAGATCGTAGCGCTCCCGATGGTCGACAAGCCGTCCGATCCTGAGCCGGCGATGGCAGCCGTGAAGCCTGCCGCAGTGGAAATATCTGCTGCTGAGACTGCGGCCAACGCCAATGCGCCGGTCGCCGCTTCGGAGTTGCCGGCACCCGAACCGGAAGTCGTCCCGACGGTTTCACTCACCCAGGTGTTTCGAAGCCTGCTCGCAAGGATCACCCGTGATCGCATCATCACCGCTGCGCTTGCCTGCATCTCGATCGGAGCGTTGTTCCTGTTCTGGTATCTCGGGACCAGGTATCGGCTCGAATTCTACATCCGATTCAAGAATGTCCCGACGCCCTACGAAGTGTACCAGCAGCTCACGCAGGTCGGGCTGTCGAACAAATACCTCGTCAATATCGCCATCAGCGTCCGGCGCATCCTGCTCGGCTTCTTCATTGCCATAGCGATCGGCGTGCCGCTGGGGCTCGCAATCGGAAAATATCAGCGCGTGCGCGACCTGTTCATGCCCGTCGTCGAAATCCTGCGGCCGATTCCGGCGATCGCCTGGGTGCCGATGTCGATCATGCTGTGGCCGAACAACGAAGCCAGCATCGTCTTCATCACCTTCATCGGCGCGTTCTTCCCGATCCTGCTCAACACCATCCACGGCGTGCATTCGCTGGATGGCGTGTTGATCCGGGCGGCGCGGTGCCTGGGTGCGAGCGAATTCCGCCTGTTCCTCAACGTGATCCTGCCCGGCTCGCTGCCGCACATCTTCACGGGTCTGGCCGTCGGCATGGGCGTGGCATGGGTATCGCTGATCGCCGCCGAGATGATCTCGGGCCAGTTCGGCGTCGGCTACTTCACCTGGGAAGCCTACTCGCTGGTGGATTATCCCGCGATCGTGCTCGGCATGATCACGATCGGTTTCCTTGGACTGGCCTGCAGCGGCATCATCCGGATGGTCGGCAGCCTCCTGATGCCGTGGCTGGCATTCGCACCCGGAGGCAAGCGATGACCATGGCGATGGCAGAGGCAGAAACCCACAAGG encodes:
- a CDS encoding tripartite tricarboxylate transporter substrate binding protein — encoded protein: MNRIGRSLTWILALLVCGVAAAHGQTNYPDRPVKIIVPIGPGGSYDLVGRQLADALSKRMGQAFVVENKPGAGTVVGTQAASQSEPDGYTLVVGGLSNMAFNSALYSKLAYDPRKDFVPVALIYKFGYVMVGRKDLPHAKLADIVAAAKANPGSISVATAGVGTGQHLVAAAFMKAAGVKFLEVPYKGSPPAFTDLLAGRIDLFFDSNAAGLPYVQSGQAKGIALLSSKRSPLAPDVPTMSESGVSGLDVDSWLGIFAPAKTPPEAIAKLRKEIRASLPDLKERFEKSGGEVWDLPDDKLDAFVASEYESWTKLIREAGIKLD
- a CDS encoding DUF72 domain-containing protein, with the protein product MSKPSTSTAKNGGNIYIGIGGWTFEPWRGVFYPEKLTQAKELSYAASKLTSIEINGTYYGSQKPESFRKWAREVPDGFVFSLKGPRFATNRRVLAEAGDSVKRFYDSGVLELGDRLGPVLWQFAPTKKFDEADFGKFLELLPRKLEGRALRHVVEVRHDSFCVPDFIALLRRFETPVVFAEHGKYPAIADVVSDFVYARLQKGNDELKTCYPPKQLDAWAKRFQAWADGGEPDDLPRVDAAKPKKTPRDVFAYVIHEGKIRAPAGAMELIERVK
- a CDS encoding Crp/Fnr family transcriptional regulator, with product MMSKHHALQSASAIGKAGAPAQFGALLMTDGGTQRSGPPYLFSGLTETEIAHVLGSGKRRVLYRGAQLFSQGSPQDGIFLIESGRIKVFYTGPSGREITLAYWHSGNFVGGPEVFKQGLHVWSGVAAVNSTVLHLPGDVLRRMVMTIPALAIGIIEGLTFKGQCYSALAQMLGTRSPTERLAQLLLHLMNLYGVEESHGTLIAASFTHADLAHMTGVTRQSVTVSLKRFTELGILSAHGANLVIKNADMLSEIRDGKLAKAAASDEA
- a CDS encoding ABC transporter substrate-binding protein, which gives rise to MSVGPASKFSGFLPLLVAATVGFAPLTASAETLEIGIGTQNTTTNTVTGGVVLKELGLLEKHLPKTGKYKDIQYKLSWQNATSGPPITNGMMANNIQIGMMGDYPLMVNGATGQATKNETQLVAIIAYNAVGGGNGIVVHKDSPFYELADLKGKNVSVPFGSAAHGMMLTSLQKRGLPSDFWNLVSQSPEVGSTNLQEKRIDAHGDFVPFAELLPFKGFARKIYDGAETRTPTFHGVVVRKDFGEKYPEIVVAYINALMEANDWMRKNPKLAAEKIEEWTKINKEVVYIFLGPGGVHTLDATIKPQWIESVGANYAILQKLNMIKELNIGAWVNDKYVRQAFKERGLDYDKQLASFDTYNVTGTDPICNAPVNDPKKTGEIWIQGGDIVPFSSPVCTLLGVKKYGAEGKKFNAVYLVDYQLGIKVFADAAFYSVGGQDPKKPDVVPFLLKKDAEEYASKNGGKLATYADVLAAINVGQ
- a CDS encoding ABC transporter permease gives rise to the protein MGSLASAKIVALPMVDKPSDPEPAMAAVKPAAVEISAAETAANANAPVAASELPAPEPEVVPTVSLTQVFRSLLARITRDRIITAALACISIGALFLFWYLGTRYRLEFYIRFKNVPTPYEVYQQLTQVGLSNKYLVNIAISVRRILLGFFIAIAIGVPLGLAIGKYQRVRDLFMPVVEILRPIPAIAWVPMSIMLWPNNEASIVFITFIGAFFPILLNTIHGVHSLDGVLIRAARCLGASEFRLFLNVILPGSLPHIFTGLAVGMGVAWVSLIAAEMISGQFGVGYFTWEAYSLVDYPAIVLGMITIGFLGLACSGIIRMVGSLLMPWLAFAPGGKR